In a genomic window of Polycladomyces abyssicola:
- the mazG gene encoding nucleoside triphosphate pyrophosphohydrolase, producing MQGTITIVGLGFGDVSALPMGTLETLERADALWLRTEDHPVVDWLRERGLGFATFDSVYEAHADFESVYREIVDRLLAEAKAGRPVVYAVPGHPMVAERTVRLLREEGPRHGIRVDVRGGGSFLDAAFARLGIDPIDGFLLLDGTDLSADRLDPRVHQLIAQVYDRMVASDIKLTLMEVYPDDFPVTVANALGVEERERIETVPLYQLDREERFDNLTLLYIPPTDKAAVLNRRFDTLTGIIARLRGPGGCPWDRKQTHQSLRKYLLEEAYEFLDALAEEDPDAMADELGDVLLQVVLHAQIAREEGTFDIRDVIGNLSEKLIRRHPHVFGDESAETAEDVKQKWDEIKQLERADQPESRSLLDGVSSQFPALLRSMELQKRAAKVGFDWEKSEDVRDKVMEELDELFRAEDPTHREEELGDLLFVVSALARFFDVDPEQALLGACRKFTKRFQWVEKRAREDGRPLSEIPMAELDAWWEEAKENMPDES from the coding sequence TTGCAAGGAACCATCACAATCGTCGGTTTGGGTTTCGGTGATGTATCCGCGTTGCCGATGGGAACGTTGGAGACGTTGGAGCGTGCGGATGCTTTGTGGCTCCGAACAGAAGACCATCCGGTAGTTGATTGGTTGAGAGAACGTGGCCTTGGTTTCGCTACTTTCGATTCCGTATATGAAGCACACGCCGATTTTGAATCCGTCTATCGGGAAATCGTCGATCGGTTGCTGGCCGAGGCCAAGGCGGGCCGTCCAGTTGTGTATGCGGTGCCCGGACACCCAATGGTGGCGGAGCGGACGGTTCGTCTGTTACGGGAGGAAGGCCCCCGACACGGTATCCGGGTCGATGTACGTGGGGGTGGTAGTTTTCTCGACGCGGCGTTCGCACGGCTAGGCATTGATCCGATTGACGGGTTCCTTCTCCTGGACGGGACCGATCTGTCTGCCGATCGCCTCGATCCGCGGGTGCACCAGCTGATCGCGCAGGTGTACGATCGGATGGTCGCTTCCGACATCAAGCTGACGTTGATGGAAGTCTACCCGGACGACTTTCCGGTTACGGTGGCGAACGCGCTGGGAGTAGAGGAAAGGGAACGGATCGAAACAGTTCCGCTATATCAACTGGACCGCGAGGAGCGATTTGACAACCTTACCCTGTTGTATATTCCGCCTACGGACAAGGCAGCGGTGCTCAACCGTCGTTTCGATACCTTGACCGGCATCATCGCCCGATTGCGCGGACCGGGGGGATGTCCGTGGGATCGTAAACAGACGCATCAGAGTCTGCGCAAATATCTACTGGAAGAAGCGTATGAGTTTTTGGATGCGTTGGCTGAAGAGGACCCTGATGCGATGGCGGACGAACTGGGAGACGTACTGTTGCAGGTCGTCCTTCACGCTCAGATTGCCCGGGAGGAAGGCACATTCGATATCCGGGACGTGATAGGGAATCTCTCAGAGAAACTGATTCGTCGCCATCCGCACGTATTTGGCGACGAATCGGCTGAAACGGCTGAAGACGTCAAGCAGAAATGGGACGAAATCAAGCAGCTGGAGCGTGCGGATCAACCCGAGTCCCGCTCTTTGCTGGACGGTGTTTCTTCACAATTCCCCGCGCTTCTTCGTTCGATGGAATTGCAAAAGCGGGCGGCCAAAGTGGGCTTTGATTGGGAAAAATCCGAAGACGTTCGCGACAAGGTGATGGAAGAGCTGGACGAACTGTTCCGGGCTGAAGATCCCACTCACCGGGAAGAAGAACTGGGTGATCTGCTGTTTGTCGTCTCAGCACTGGCGCGCTTTTTCGATGTGGACCCCGAACAGGCGTTGCTCGGGGCTTGCCGCAAGTTTACCAAACGTTTTCAGTGGGTAGAAAAACGGGCAAGAGAGGACGGCCGACCGCTGTCCGAGATTCCGATGGCAGAGCTGGATGCTTGGTGGGAGGAAGCCAAGGAAAACATGCCTGATGAATCATGA
- a CDS encoding HU family DNA-binding protein has protein sequence MNKQDLITRISQNSGMTKKDVEAVINHFLNEITQALSEGEKVQLIGFGTFETRKRSGRVGRNPQTGATIEIPESQVPAFRAGSRLKEAVK, from the coding sequence GTGAACAAGCAGGATTTGATCACCCGCATCTCTCAAAACAGCGGGATGACCAAAAAAGACGTCGAAGCGGTCATCAACCACTTTTTAAATGAAATTACGCAAGCGCTCAGCGAAGGTGAGAAGGTCCAACTGATCGGCTTTGGGACATTTGAAACGCGCAAACGTTCCGGCCGAGTCGGACGGAATCCGCAGACGGGGGCGACGATTGAAATTCCGGAATCCCAAGTGCCTGCCTTCCGTGCAGGCAGCCGGCTGAAAGAAGCCGTGAAGTAA
- a CDS encoding RNA-binding S4 domain-containing protein, with product MRLDKFLKVSRLVKRRTLAKEVCDQGRVQVNGRPAKAGTNVSVGDQLTIRFGKKLLTVRVDSIAETSRKAEASQMYTIVSEETLSESSSDETEEVS from the coding sequence ATGCGGCTGGACAAGTTCCTCAAGGTGTCCCGTTTGGTGAAGCGGCGGACGTTGGCCAAAGAAGTATGCGACCAAGGTCGCGTGCAGGTCAACGGCCGCCCCGCCAAAGCGGGCACCAATGTCTCCGTCGGCGACCAACTCACCATTCGATTCGGCAAAAAACTGCTCACGGTTCGCGTTGACTCCATTGCGGAAACCTCCAGGAAAGCGGAAGCAAGCCAGATGTACACGATTGTGTCAGAGGAAACATTGTCGGAATCGTCTTCGGACGAGACAGAAGAGGTGTCCTAA
- the yabP gene encoding sporulation protein YabP, translating into MVDELYTAARHEVVLSGRNALDVSGVVSVESFDSEEFLLNTECGYLGIRGQNLHIKSLDLEQGKVSIEGSFYEMSYLDDGTSRMERTKGLLGRLFR; encoded by the coding sequence ATGGTCGACGAATTGTATACAGCCGCCCGTCACGAGGTGGTGCTGAGCGGGAGAAACGCTTTGGACGTGTCGGGCGTGGTCAGCGTGGAGAGTTTTGACAGCGAGGAATTCCTGTTAAATACCGAGTGCGGCTACTTGGGCATCCGCGGACAGAACCTGCACATCAAAAGTTTGGATTTGGAACAAGGCAAAGTATCAATTGAAGGCAGCTTTTACGAAATGAGCTACTTGGATGACGGCACTTCCCGCATGGAAAGAACGAAAGGATTGTTGGGCAGGTTGTTCCGGTGA
- the yabQ gene encoding spore cortex biosynthesis protein YabQ, translated as MSLEAQWLTMGWMTASGIILGVLLDIYRVMKGRFRFRGWVVSLIDLLYWTVAAGLVFGLLMWSNWGVLRFYVFLAVVLGIALYYFWMSRTMIRLISWTIRLVEWMIRIVFRTLYVTFWVPLTYAWTALGFIGAGTIRLLLVLLRVIRRITIADVWLIRPWIRYVRPRIIPCLSWVRSLWQRITCLFSRNREK; from the coding sequence GTGAGTCTTGAAGCGCAATGGCTGACGATGGGCTGGATGACCGCCTCCGGTATCATCCTCGGCGTGTTGCTGGACATTTATCGGGTGATGAAAGGCCGGTTCCGGTTCAGGGGATGGGTCGTCTCGCTCATCGACCTGTTATATTGGACAGTGGCCGCAGGTTTGGTGTTCGGCTTGCTGATGTGGAGCAATTGGGGTGTGCTCCGCTTTTATGTCTTCCTCGCTGTCGTGCTCGGTATTGCGCTCTACTATTTCTGGATGAGCCGGACGATGATCCGGTTGATCTCTTGGACGATCCGCTTGGTGGAGTGGATGATCCGGATTGTGTTCCGTACGTTGTATGTCACCTTTTGGGTTCCGCTCACATACGCATGGACAGCCTTGGGCTTCATAGGGGCTGGAACGATACGTTTGCTTCTCGTACTGCTTCGGGTCATCCGGCGGATCACAATCGCCGATGTCTGGCTGATCCGTCCCTGGATCCGGTATGTCCGGCCCCGGATCATTCCCTGTCTGAGTTGGGTCCGTTCGTTATGGCAGCGGATAACTTGCCTGTTTTCCAGAAACAGAGAGAAATGA
- a CDS encoding FtsB family cell division protein gives MIRKPAANNVVTFRPQRTAQASSAGRLDHRSISPKARRRRLVWLAIMCTFLVWFLVELIIQTGRISEAEAALAEKRAQISALQARQKQLREQIQRMQTDTYMEEMARKLGYTKDDQEELYLISNE, from the coding sequence ATGATCCGAAAACCTGCCGCGAACAATGTTGTGACATTTCGACCGCAGCGAACGGCACAAGCTTCATCGGCCGGTCGCCTCGACCACCGGTCGATTTCCCCGAAAGCGCGACGGCGTCGATTGGTGTGGCTGGCCATCATGTGCACTTTTCTCGTCTGGTTTCTTGTTGAACTGATCATTCAGACGGGGAGAATTTCGGAAGCCGAAGCCGCATTGGCAGAGAAACGTGCACAAATCTCCGCACTACAAGCGCGCCAGAAACAACTGCGGGAGCAAATCCAGCGGATGCAGACGGATACGTACATGGAAGAGATGGCCAGAAAATTGGGCTATACCAAAGATGATCAAGAGGAACTCTATCTCATATCGAACGAGTGA
- a CDS encoding exo-beta-N-acetylmuramidase NamZ domain-containing protein has protein sequence MYVKRWLGMAMIGLLTLGMMGSEVADGAETLTRNDHGHVKTGLEILLEHPESLAGKRVGLITNPTGMTRDYQHGLDAMLAKGIHVVKVYGPEHGVRGTEQAGQTPGSYVDPRTGLPFVNLYGKKPDEMVSLFDGVDVLVFDIQDVGTRFYTYIYTMAYAMEAAAKADIPFIVLDRPNPIGGEMVEGPVLDPAYRSFVGLFPIPLRHGMTVGELAQLFNGEFLPEETGGKRARLTVIRMSGWKRNQWYDQTGLPWVPPSPNIPTLDTATVYPGMGLIEGTNLSEGRGTTRPFELIGAPYIEGWKLAEALNRAKLPGVSFREAYFTPTFSKYTGKTVGGVQIYVEDRRTFDPVLTGLTIIQTVKQLYPDQFAWRETEEPYWIDKLTGTDQVRKQIDAGVPAKEIAAQWKEGLESFRHMRSKYLLYPPHDPKN, from the coding sequence ATGTACGTCAAACGTTGGTTGGGCATGGCCATGATCGGTTTGCTTACATTGGGTATGATGGGCTCTGAAGTGGCCGACGGGGCAGAAACCTTGACCCGTAATGACCACGGTCATGTGAAAACGGGGTTGGAAATATTGTTGGAACACCCGGAATCCCTCGCCGGGAAGCGCGTCGGGCTGATCACCAACCCGACTGGCATGACCAGAGATTACCAACACGGATTGGATGCCATGTTGGCCAAGGGGATTCATGTTGTGAAGGTGTATGGACCGGAGCATGGCGTCCGCGGGACGGAGCAGGCAGGTCAAACACCAGGGTCCTATGTTGACCCGCGAACTGGATTACCGTTTGTCAATCTATATGGTAAGAAGCCGGATGAGATGGTGTCTTTGTTTGATGGTGTCGATGTGCTGGTGTTTGATATCCAGGACGTAGGAACACGCTTTTACACCTATATTTACACGATGGCCTACGCCATGGAGGCGGCGGCCAAGGCAGACATCCCATTTATCGTGCTGGACCGTCCCAATCCGATCGGCGGGGAAATGGTGGAGGGGCCAGTGTTGGACCCTGCGTACCGCTCCTTTGTCGGGTTGTTTCCGATTCCGCTACGCCACGGGATGACAGTGGGGGAATTGGCCCAGTTGTTCAACGGGGAGTTCCTGCCTGAGGAAACGGGAGGAAAACGGGCACGATTAACAGTGATCCGGATGAGCGGATGGAAGCGCAATCAATGGTACGATCAGACGGGGCTGCCTTGGGTTCCGCCGTCACCCAACATACCGACACTGGATACGGCCACGGTGTATCCGGGCATGGGATTGATCGAGGGAACCAATCTGTCGGAGGGACGGGGTACCACACGTCCGTTCGAGTTGATCGGCGCACCTTATATCGAAGGATGGAAATTGGCGGAGGCACTGAATCGGGCGAAGTTGCCGGGGGTCTCGTTCAGGGAGGCGTATTTCACCCCCACGTTTTCCAAATATACGGGGAAGACGGTCGGGGGCGTGCAGATATACGTGGAGGATCGCCGTACGTTTGACCCGGTGTTGACCGGATTGACCATCATCCAAACAGTGAAGCAACTGTATCCCGACCAGTTCGCTTGGCGGGAAACCGAGGAACCGTACTGGATTGACAAACTGACGGGGACAGATCAGGTCCGCAAGCAAATTGACGCGGGCGTTCCCGCCAAAGAAATCGCCGCCCAGTGGAAAGAGGGACTGGAATCCTTCCGGCATATGCGGAGTAAGTATTTATTGTATCCGCCGCATGATCCCAAAAATTGA
- a CDS encoding DUF402 domain-containing protein encodes MNVSIKKIKFTTINKTYTEKVRDWRGRHCFATQYPNPDGKRIFLTYYFVRKGYTISKVFHRNGEFMYYYCDVMDMRQVGRMRYVMVDLLLDMIVYPDGRYHVIDIDEFATAIEKGQLKRRQQVHALRTLDKMIRLQTQRKFIPPYLAEAQMFPLEEG; translated from the coding sequence GTGAATGTCTCTATCAAGAAGATTAAATTCACCACAATCAACAAAACCTATACGGAAAAGGTAAGGGACTGGCGGGGACGTCACTGTTTTGCGACCCAATATCCCAACCCTGACGGCAAACGGATTTTTTTGACGTACTATTTCGTCCGGAAGGGGTATACCATCTCCAAGGTGTTTCACCGTAACGGAGAATTCATGTACTATTACTGCGACGTGATGGATATGCGGCAGGTTGGGCGCATGCGGTACGTCATGGTCGACCTGTTGCTGGACATGATTGTTTATCCTGACGGTCGCTACCATGTGATTGACATTGACGAATTTGCAACGGCGATCGAAAAAGGACAGCTCAAACGACGCCAGCAAGTTCATGCATTGCGCACTCTGGATAAGATGATCCGCCTGCAGACCCAACGGAAGTTTATTCCACCGTATCTGGCTGAGGCCCAGATGTTCCCCTTGGAGGAAGGATAA
- the spoIIE gene encoding stage II sporulation protein E, with the protein MQMRWMDVGMTWMRPIGKAFRLSPDAKRKLQRWSRVWNLPLMLMGFLFGRAVMLDAVSPFSVAYLAVVYQLSRKQWPAVAVALLAGAATKEPIHTAQTVAGLILFLVIQKIFAWVKRGQINYVPFVVLTTSAGVHLIRFWWSGWTPYQAMMAGTDVLLSFILSFIFVQSLPFFTVRRKRMALRQEEMICLVILIGSVMTGAMGWAVAGVSAVHVLSRYVILVLALVGGGMTGAAVGVVTGMILSLSDPRSLGEISLLAFAGLLAGLFRESKRWGVTVGFILGTAILSLYAGGKWHAWISLAESASAIVLLWLTPSAFFKVISRHIPGTDEYQHSQQEYVRRLRDVTAAKVDQFTELFVELAHSFQEDPSLQRQQETAHFSRFLGDVTEKTCKSCHRYRQCWERDMMKTYQGMTDLMAMVEMHPKDRPLRTPRSWSEHCVKADKVLSLIQERYDLYEYDLYWREQVREARRLVSEQLEGVAGVMRDLAEDIRREAQVLAAQEEQIQLALEELGLSIQRVEVISLEEGKVEVEVTLPHGDALDECRKLIAPLLTEIIGEPIAVHRKVIQGKTSGAVVTLGSAQRYEIKTGVAGAAKGGHWLSGDSYCYMNLGTGKYAVALSDGMGNGQRAQEESHAALGLLRRLLQAGMNEKKAVETVNAILGLRSTDEMFATIDLAMIDLKDANTRFLKIGSTPGFIKRGKEVITLSAGNPPIGILRNIDVEPLEKRLQPGDLLIMVTDGVLDAPRQAHNKELYLKRLIAEIDTKDPQSFADCLLERVVRGNGGSIDDDMTVVVSKVDHYTPEWATIRLSGMSRVERPQVAAF; encoded by the coding sequence ATGCAGATGCGATGGATGGATGTGGGGATGACCTGGATGCGGCCGATCGGGAAAGCGTTTCGCTTAAGTCCTGATGCTAAGCGAAAGCTGCAAAGATGGTCGCGTGTGTGGAACCTTCCGCTCATGCTGATGGGGTTTCTGTTCGGACGGGCCGTGATGTTGGACGCCGTATCACCGTTTTCCGTAGCCTATCTTGCTGTGGTCTACCAACTGTCCCGCAAGCAGTGGCCAGCCGTGGCTGTGGCGCTGTTGGCGGGAGCGGCGACCAAGGAACCGATCCACACGGCACAAACAGTCGCGGGACTTATTCTGTTTTTGGTGATCCAAAAGATCTTTGCCTGGGTGAAAAGAGGGCAGATCAATTACGTCCCTTTTGTCGTGCTGACTACGAGCGCAGGGGTCCACCTGATACGCTTCTGGTGGAGCGGATGGACTCCATACCAGGCGATGATGGCCGGAACCGACGTATTGCTGAGCTTCATTCTCTCGTTCATTTTCGTCCAGTCGCTGCCCTTCTTCACCGTGCGCCGAAAAAGGATGGCCCTTCGCCAAGAGGAGATGATCTGTCTCGTCATATTGATCGGCTCGGTGATGACAGGAGCGATGGGATGGGCGGTAGCAGGCGTGTCAGCGGTCCATGTGTTGTCCCGGTATGTCATTCTCGTGCTGGCGCTGGTGGGTGGCGGCATGACGGGTGCGGCTGTCGGAGTGGTAACCGGGATGATTCTCAGCTTGTCCGATCCCCGTTCGCTTGGAGAGATCAGTTTGCTGGCATTCGCCGGATTGTTGGCCGGACTTTTCCGGGAAAGCAAGCGATGGGGTGTGACGGTGGGATTCATACTGGGTACCGCCATTTTGTCACTGTATGCGGGTGGAAAGTGGCATGCCTGGATTTCGCTGGCTGAGTCTGCGAGTGCGATCGTATTGTTGTGGCTGACACCGTCCGCCTTTTTCAAAGTGATTTCCCGTCATATACCGGGAACGGACGAGTATCAGCATTCACAACAGGAGTACGTGCGCCGTTTGCGTGATGTGACAGCCGCCAAAGTGGATCAGTTTACCGAACTCTTCGTGGAGTTGGCCCACAGTTTCCAGGAGGACCCCAGTTTGCAGCGGCAACAGGAGACTGCCCACTTCAGCCGTTTTCTCGGGGATGTGACCGAAAAAACGTGCAAATCGTGTCATCGTTACCGGCAATGCTGGGAGCGTGACATGATGAAGACGTATCAGGGAATGACCGATTTGATGGCGATGGTGGAGATGCATCCTAAAGATCGCCCGCTGCGGACACCGCGGTCATGGTCCGAGCATTGCGTCAAAGCGGACAAGGTGTTGTCGTTGATCCAGGAGCGTTACGATTTGTATGAGTACGATCTGTATTGGCGGGAGCAGGTTCGGGAAGCACGCCGGTTGGTGTCTGAACAGTTGGAGGGCGTGGCCGGTGTGATGCGCGATTTGGCCGAAGACATCCGGCGGGAAGCGCAAGTGCTCGCCGCACAAGAGGAGCAGATACAGCTGGCTCTGGAAGAATTGGGTCTGTCCATCCAGCGGGTGGAAGTAATCAGTCTGGAAGAGGGGAAGGTGGAAGTTGAGGTCACACTGCCGCACGGCGATGCATTGGATGAGTGCCGGAAGCTGATCGCACCGTTATTGACAGAGATCATCGGTGAGCCCATCGCTGTTCACCGAAAGGTCATCCAGGGCAAGACTTCGGGAGCTGTCGTCACGTTGGGTTCGGCTCAACGCTACGAGATCAAAACCGGTGTGGCGGGCGCCGCCAAGGGGGGGCACTGGTTGTCCGGCGACAGCTATTGCTACATGAATCTGGGGACGGGAAAATATGCTGTGGCCTTGAGCGACGGCATGGGCAACGGCCAACGCGCCCAAGAAGAGAGCCATGCAGCCCTCGGATTGCTCCGACGACTGCTTCAGGCGGGGATGAATGAGAAAAAAGCGGTGGAGACGGTCAACGCCATCTTGGGCTTGCGATCCACAGACGAGATGTTTGCCACGATCGATCTGGCGATGATCGATTTGAAAGATGCGAACACCCGGTTTTTGAAGATCGGTTCCACACCCGGCTTCATCAAACGGGGCAAAGAAGTGATCACCCTGTCCGCCGGCAATCCGCCGATCGGGATTTTGCGCAATATCGATGTGGAGCCGTTGGAAAAGCGACTCCAACCGGGGGATCTGTTGATCATGGTGACTGACGGTGTATTGGATGCGCCGAGACAAGCGCACAACAAGGAGTTGTACCTCAAACGGCTGATCGCCGAGATCGATACCAAAGATCCGCAATCGTTTGCGGACTGTCTGTTGGAACGAGTCGTACGAGGGAATGGGGGGAGCATCGACGACGATATGACGGTGGTGGTGTCCAAGGTGGATCATTACACACCAGAATGGGCGACGATCCGCTTGTCCGGGATGTCTCGGGTTGAACGCCCACAAGTAGCGGCATTTTGA
- the tilS gene encoding tRNA lysidine(34) synthetase TilS → MLLETLKTTVRSHELLHQGDRVLVGVSGGPDSLALLHALHRLVPEFGWQVFAVHVDHQLRGKASAEDAEFVEQICAEWGIPCRVIRVDVARHLRHGGNKQDVARKLRYQAFRQAADQWDVDALALAHHADDQVETILMRLLRGTGVSGLAGMPYIRPWEGRRLIRPLLDVYRKEIEAYCEEHALSPRLDESNRSGVYTRNRVRLKLIPELQQYNPRVKEALLQLSRVVGAEEDWWREQVDRAWRRVVRKKGKNEIVLDRNRLLDLHVALQRRVIKLILNCLLEEEANEATMDTVEQIRHLAAHPEPSARIDLPSHFRAERQYDLLMIAVGNDAPVEPLAPVRLHVPGETMIPGLSGRFVSRVTDKRLDAEYLRGVWAVFDADALTLPLWVRTRRPGDRIRPLGLNGTTKVKDLLISAKIPRRERDRLPIVLHGETIVWIPGVRRSDWAPVTANTRRFLYLEWLTDGMPERLPHQQHT, encoded by the coding sequence ATGTTGTTGGAAACGCTAAAAACAACGGTCCGAAGTCACGAACTACTCCACCAAGGGGATCGTGTGCTGGTCGGTGTGTCGGGCGGACCGGATTCGCTTGCATTGTTGCACGCGCTCCATCGGTTGGTGCCGGAGTTTGGATGGCAGGTGTTCGCCGTACATGTGGACCATCAGCTCCGTGGAAAAGCCAGTGCCGAGGATGCCGAATTTGTTGAGCAAATCTGCGCAGAATGGGGAATTCCTTGCCGGGTGATTCGGGTGGATGTGGCACGACACTTGCGTCATGGCGGCAACAAACAGGATGTGGCGCGGAAACTGCGATATCAGGCGTTTCGGCAGGCGGCTGATCAGTGGGATGTAGATGCGTTAGCTCTGGCACATCACGCTGACGACCAGGTGGAGACAATTTTGATGCGTTTGTTGAGGGGAACCGGTGTCAGCGGATTGGCCGGTATGCCGTATATCCGCCCGTGGGAAGGAAGACGACTGATCCGGCCACTGCTTGACGTGTATCGGAAAGAGATTGAGGCGTATTGCGAGGAACACGCTTTGTCTCCGCGTTTGGACGAAAGCAATCGTTCCGGCGTTTACACTCGAAACCGCGTCCGTTTGAAACTCATTCCCGAGCTCCAGCAGTATAACCCTCGCGTAAAGGAAGCGCTGCTCCAATTATCCCGTGTGGTTGGAGCGGAGGAAGACTGGTGGCGCGAGCAAGTGGATCGGGCGTGGAGGAGGGTTGTGAGGAAAAAAGGAAAAAATGAAATCGTTTTGGATCGAAACCGTTTGTTGGATCTTCACGTTGCTTTACAAAGGAGGGTGATTAAACTAATATTAAATTGTCTTCTGGAAGAAGAAGCAAACGAGGCAACGATGGACACGGTGGAACAGATTCGTCATCTGGCAGCCCATCCCGAACCATCGGCGCGGATTGACTTGCCCAGCCATTTTCGGGCGGAGCGTCAATACGACCTGCTCATGATTGCAGTCGGGAATGACGCACCAGTCGAACCGTTGGCACCCGTACGACTCCATGTTCCGGGAGAAACAATGATCCCCGGCTTGAGCGGGCGATTTGTCAGCCGCGTGACGGACAAACGCCTTGATGCTGAATATTTACGCGGAGTTTGGGCAGTATTTGATGCGGATGCGCTTACATTACCGCTTTGGGTCCGCACGCGCAGACCTGGCGATCGCATCCGACCGCTCGGATTGAATGGCACAACCAAAGTGAAGGATTTATTGATTTCGGCCAAAATTCCGCGGAGGGAGCGTGACCGCCTGCCCATTGTACTTCATGGGGAGACGATTGTTTGGATTCCGGGCGTTCGCCGATCGGATTGGGCACCGGTGACAGCAAACACCCGTCGTTTTTTGTATCTGGAATGGTTGACGGACGGAATGCCCGAACGGTTGCCTCATCAGCAGCATACATAG
- the hpt gene encoding hypoxanthine phosphoribosyltransferase, protein MHEDIQEILYTEEEIKTKVKELGRRLSEDYKDLNPLCICVLKGAAPFMTDLVRSMDIPLEMDFMAVSSYGASTKSSGVVRIIKDLDASVEGRHVIIVEDIIDSGLTLSHLIDLLRHRNAASIKVVTLLDKPGRRTVDLKPDYCGFTIPDAFVVGYGLDYAEKYRNLPYIGILKERVYQQQ, encoded by the coding sequence ATGCACGAGGATATTCAAGAAATCCTGTATACCGAAGAAGAGATCAAAACAAAAGTGAAAGAATTGGGACGGCGCTTGTCCGAGGACTACAAGGATCTGAATCCGCTTTGTATCTGTGTGCTCAAAGGTGCTGCCCCGTTTATGACCGATCTGGTCCGCAGCATGGACATTCCGCTGGAAATGGACTTTATGGCGGTCTCCAGCTACGGCGCATCGACGAAATCGTCGGGCGTGGTTCGCATCATCAAGGATTTGGACGCCTCTGTGGAAGGACGGCACGTCATCATTGTGGAAGACATTATCGACAGCGGATTGACCTTGAGTCACCTGATCGATTTGTTGCGTCATCGCAATGCCGCCTCGATCAAGGTGGTCACCCTGCTCGACAAACCAGGGCGCAGAACGGTGGATTTAAAGCCCGATTATTGCGGGTTCACGATTCCCGACGCCTTTGTGGTGGGATACGGCCTGGACTATGCGGAGAAATATCGGAATCTGCCGTACATCGGGATTCTGAAAGAACGGGTGTATCAGCAACAGTAA